The DNA window CAAACCTTTTTGCATCAATTGTTGGTGCTTTTATGTATTTTGCCACTCTTACCGAAGTTCCAATTTTACAAGGTCTTATTGCTGCCGGTATGGGTAAAGGACCAGCGTTAGCTTTGTTATTGGCAGGACCTTCCTTGTCTTTGCCCAATATGTTAGTTATTCGTGGAGTTCTTGGTACTAAGAAAACAGTAGTTTATGTAAGTTTAGTTATTGTAATGGCTACCATTACTGGAATCATTTATGGTTCTATTTTTTAAAATAGTTAAAATATGAAAATTTCAAGAAAAAATGAAATGAAAATAACATTGGTTATAATGGTATTTATTATGACCTTAGTTGTTTCGTTTGTTAATGTTGTTTTTAATTTTGGTCTTTCAAACGAATTTCTTATTAAATGGTTAAAAATGTGGGCGTTGGCTTTTGTTATTGCATTGCCCGTTGTAATGATAATTATGCCAATAATTAAAAAAGTAATATCTAGATATATAAACGATTAGCATATTAATAGAAGTCCTTTTTATAGTAAAGGAAATAGAATAAGCTACTTTGTTTAATAAAAGTTAAGAGTTATCATAATTTTCTTTATCTTTATACCATAAAATCAATATACATGAAAAAAGTTTTCTTTCTTGATGCTTATGCATTAATATTCAGAGCATATTATGCTTTTATTAAAAATCCACGTATCAATTCAAAGGGAATCAATACTTCAGCAATTTTTGGTTTTATGAATTCTCTTTTAGATGTTATTCAAAAAGAAAAACCAACACATTTGGCCATTGTATTCGATTCGTCTGCAAAAACCTTTCGCCACGATCTATTCCCGGCATACAAGGCTACTCGCGAAGCTACACCTGAAGATATTAAAAATTCTATCCCATACATTAAACAAATAATAGAAGCACTCGAAATACCTGTTTTTGAAGTTCCTGGATATGAGGCAGATGATGTTATCGGAACTTTAGCTAAAGATTTTGCTCGTAAAGATTACATGGTATTTATGATGACACCCGACAAAGATTTTTGCCAGTTAGTCGATAAAAATATTTTTATATATAAACCATCACGTTCGGGAAGCGATGTAGAAATCTGGGGAATTCCAGAAGTTCAACGTCAATTTGAAGTTCAATATCCCTTGCAGGTTATAGATGTATTAGGTCTTTGGGGTGATGCCTCCGATAATGTGCCCGGTGCTCCAGGCATTGGCGAAAAAACAGCAAAAAAGCTTATAAAAGAATTTGGATCTATTGAGTCATTGTTGCAACAAACCGATAAACTCAGTGGAAAAATTAAAGAAAACCTCGAAAAATATAAAGATCAAATACTTTTATCTAAAAAACTTGTAACTATTTATACGTCTGTTCCACTAGAAATTTACGAAGACAATATACGTTTAACTAAACCCGATATTTCTAAAATAACTCCCATATTTGATGAATTAGAATTTAAAAATTTATTACGTCGTTTTTATGAGTGGAGCAAAGGGATTGTATTACCTTCGTCGCACCCAGAAGTTAATATGGATGAACCCAATTTATTTAATCAAAACCCCGAATTAGTTACCAATATTATTTCACCGCATAAAAAAATAAACGATGTGCCTCATCAATATACACTACTAAAAGAAGAAAGTCAGTTTTTAGCATTGATCGAAGAAATTAAAACGCAAAAAAAATTTGCATTCGATACCGAAACTACATCTTTAGATACTATTGCACCCGAAATAGTAGGAATATCGTTTTGCACTGAGCCTCATAAGGCTTATTATATTAATTTACCAATAAACAAACAAGAAAGCAAAGACATACTTCAATTATTTAAGCCTATTTTTGAAAATTCTGAAATATTGAAAATAGCCCATAATTTAAAATTTGATTATCAAGTATTAAAAGCCTACGATATTCATGTTACTATGCCATATTTTGACACCATGGTGGCACACTATCTTTTAGAACCTGAGCAACGTCATGGTTTAGATTATTTATCGCAAGCTTATTTAGATTATATACCGATTCCAATAGAATCGCTTATTGGCGAAAAAAAAGCAAAACAAATAAGCTTACGTTTAGTAGAAGTTGATAAAGTAAAAGAATATTGCTGCGAAGATAGCGATGTAGCATATCAGTTATATCAAACTTTTAAGCCATTGCTTTTACGGGATAGCTTATTAGATTTGTTTGAAAAGATAGAGATGCCTTTGGTCGAAGTATTAGCAGAAATGGAATTAGCAGGCATTCGGCTTAACGAAAAGGCACTTATAGAACAATCAAAAAATATTTTGAACGATTTGCAAAATTTAGAACAAGATATATATCAACTTGCAGGGACAAATTTTAATATTAACTCGCCCCGACAATTGGGCGATGTGTTGTTTGAAAAACTATCTATCGATGCGAATGCTAAAAAAACAAAAACAAAACAATATGCTACCGGAGAAGAAGAACTTTTAAAGTATGTTGACAAACATCCCATCATTCAAAAAATTTTAGATTATAGAACGTTGCAAAAGTTATTAAGCACTTATATTGAATCATTACCACAATTAGTTCATCATAAAACTAAACGTTTGCATACTTCGTATAGTCAGGTTACAACAGCCACCGGTCGTTTAAGTAGTCTTAACCCTAATTTGCAAAATATTCCAATTCGCGAAGAGCGAGGACGCGAAATTCGTAAGGCATTTGTGCCATCAGAAAAACACCAGTATATTTTATCGGCCGATTATTCACAAATAGAACTTCGAATTATGGCTCACTTAAGCCAAGATGAGCATTTAATGGCAGCTTTTAAACATAATATAGATATTCATACTGCAACAGCATCGCGAATATTTGGTGTTTCAACCGAACAAGTTACGCGTGAAATGCGTTCTAAAGCTAAAGTGGCTAATTTTGGTATTATTTATGGAATATCGGCATTTGGCTTATCACAACGCTTACATATTAGCCGAACAGAAGCAAAACAACTTATCGATCAGTATTTTGAAAAATATCCAGGTGTAAAAAAATACATGAATCATCAAATAGAATTAGCACGCGAATTGGGTTATGTCGAAACTTTACTTAAACGACGCCGTTATTTGCCCGATATTAATTCGCGTAATGCAACTGTTCGCGGTTTTGCAGAGCGAAATGCTATTAATGCTCCTATTCAAGGCTCATCGGCCGATATTATTAAAATAGCAATGAATAAAGTTTTTGCAGCTTTTAATGAACATAAACTAAAAAGCCGTCTGCTTTTGCAAGTACATGACGAATTAGTGTTTGAGGTTACAATAGAAGAACTCGATATAGTTAAGCAAATAGTAAAACAGCAAATGGAAAATGCTATTCCACTAAGTATACCCCTTCTAGTAGAGATTGGTTATGGTGCTAATTGGCTCGAAGCTCATTAAAAAATGAACGCTTTTGTATATTCTAATTTTAAAAGATAAGATATTGTAAATTAGTACAGAGCCTTCTTCTAATAGACTTTTTTAAGCCTATTGTTAATTATTGTTAAAAAATTAGAAAACTATTTTTGTGTTAAAAGTTTTTTATTTACATTTGCAAAACTATTATAGTGTTAAAAGTTTTCTATGGCATCAACCGATTATATTATTCAACAAACCCTTTCGTTATTTAAGAAAATGGGGATTCGTAGTGTAACAATGGATTTAATTGCCGAACATTTAGGTATGTCTAAACGTACCTTATATGAATTATTTCCCAATAAAGACGATTTAGTAAAAGCCTGTTTAAATTTGGCTTTAAATGAACGAAAACAAAAGTCGCAGGAAATTATAGCAAAAAGTGAACATATTATCGAGACTTTTATTCTTTTTATGCAAATGCATATAAATGAACTCAAACAAGTAAACCCTCTTTTTTTATACGATTTAAAAAAGTATCATCCCGAAGTATCGTGCCAAAAAACAGCCGAATTTACAAGTACAATGCAAGAAAATATTTCAAGATTTATTGAAATGGGTAAGGAACAAGAACTATTTAGAGCCGATGTTGACTCTGATATTCATGCAAAACTTATTTACGAACAAGTAAATATTATTCAAAATTCCGATATTTTTCCTCCAGAAAAATATAGCGCATCGAAAATATTTGAACAAGCCACTTTTACATTTATTCGTGGAATATCTACTGAAAAAGGGTTAACTATTATAGATAAATATTATAAAAAACATAAAAACGATTAAATATGATACTGAATTATTATAGGAAAATCGCAGTATTAATTGCAAGCTTGCCATTAATGGTTTTAGGGCAGACCAGCACAATTAATTTAACCCTACAACAAGCTATAGAGTTAGGAATAAAACAAAACCTTATGAGGCAGGTCTCGCAATTAGAAGTAGAAAAGAAACAAGCTAAAGTAAACGAATACATGGCAAGTCTTTTCCCTAACATAAAAGCTTCAGGGAGCTATAATCGTAATATTGACCGACCGGTAATATTTATGCCCGCAGGTCCACCATTTTTTGGAAATGTTTTAAAAATGGGTTCGGATAATAGTTATACAGGTGGTGTTAGCTTTGGATTGCCTTTATTTAACATGGCTATTTATGAATCGATTGCACTTGGCAAAAAAGACCTTGCTTTAACAAAAGAAAAATTACGCGAAAACGAAATTCAACTTACGACTAATATTAAAAAAACTTATTATAATTTGTTGCTTTTAAAAGAATCGTATCGAGTAATGAACAAAAGCTATCATCATGCTTTAGAAAATGTTAAAAACATAACTCAAATGAACCAACAGGGAATGGTCTCTGATTACGATAAAATACGAGCACAGGTTCAAGTAGAAAATATAAAACCTAATTTAATTCAACTTCAGAAAAGTTACGATAATGTAATGCGAATGTTTAAACTTTTATTAAATATTGATGACAGTATTCAAGTTTTAATAGATACTACACTTATATACGATCAAAACATTATTGAAAATATATCATACGATAGTATTCAATACGAAAATAATACTACCTTACAGCAACTGCAATTGCAAAAAAGCTTAATTAAAAGCCAATTGCGTTTAACAAAGAGTAATATGTTTCCAACACTTATGGCAATTGGCAATTATCAATATCAAACACAAGCCGATAATTTTAAATTTAATGAATATAAATGGGTTAAAACTTCTATTTTGGGCTTACAATTAAATATTCCCTTATTTGCCGGATTGAGTGTTCATCGCCAAATAAAACAAGTAAATATTACGGCAAAAGAACTGGAATTGCAAGAACAGTTTACGCGTAAAAACATAGAAAGCCAAATTAATACAGCATTAAATAATATGCAAATAGCACAAGAAAAGCTAACATGGTCAAAACAAAATATGCAATTAGCCGAACAAGGTTATAATATTGCTAAGACTCGTTATAATACAGGTCAAAGTACATTACTTGAGCTCAATGATGCCGATAATGCACTAACTCAAGCGATGTTAAATCATATTCAGGCAAAGTTTGAATATTTAAATGCAAAATTTGATTTAGAACAATTGATAACTAAGTAAAAATTAAAAAACAAATCATATGAAAAAGGCTTCTTTAATTTTTATTCTTGCAATGGTGATCGTGTTTTCATCTTGCAATCAAAAACAGACCGAAGAAAAAAAGGTTGAAAACGAAATTCCTATTGTAAAAACGATGTTGGTTCAAAAGAAAAATATAGAACGAACCATTACTTATTCGGCTAACATCATGGCATACCAAGAGAACCATTTGGCACCTGCTGCTGCTGGTAGAGTAGAAAAAATATTGGTCGATGTAGGCGATATAGTTACAAAAGGGCAGACTTTAGTACTGCTCGACAGAACCAATTACAATCAAAGCAAAATACAATTCGAAAAACTAAAATTAGATTTAATGCGAATGGATTCTCTTTATAAAGTAGGTGGTGTATCTAAACAACAATACGAACAAATAAAAATGCAATACGATGTAACTAAAAACACCCTCGATTTTCTCGAAGAAAATACAACACTAAAATCACCTATAAACGGTGTTATTACTGGAAAATATTTAAACGACGGTGAGATGTTTGCTATGAGTCCAGTACCTTCAATAGGTAAACCGGCTATAATATCCATTATGAACTTAAGTACTGTTAAGCTTTTAGTTGCAATACCTGAAGCCTATTTTCCTGCTGTAAAAAAAGGAATGGTTAGTACGATTATGCTCGATATTTATCCCGATAAAAAATTTAAAGGGAAGATTGATAAAATATATCCTACTATCGATAATATGACAAAAACCTTTACGGTAGAGATAGTTATACCTAATCCGAACCAACTATTACGACCAGGTATGTTTGCCAGAGCAGAACTAAACTTTGGTCAAGTGGATGCTTTACTGGTACCCGCTTATGCTGTACTAAAACAAACAGGATCTAACGAACGCTTTGTTTTTATTTATAAAGATGGAATTGCAAAACGAAAAGTTGTTCAAATTGGAAGTGTTATTGACGATATGCTTGAAATTGTGAATGGCATTCAAGAAGGCGAAGAACTAATTTATCAGGGACATACATCATTGCTCGATGGTATGCAAGTAAAAAAACAATAATAAACTTAATTTAGAATATTATGAGTTTATATAGTAGTTCAGTAAAGAGTCCGGTAACCACCATAATGATATTTATTGGTGTTATTATATTTGGTTTATATTCCTTAACCAAAGTACCGGTCGATTTAATGCCTAAAGTCGAAACACCAACCCTTTCAGTTATTACATTTTATCAAGGTGCCAATGCTATTGATATTGAAGAGAATGTAACTAAACCACTCGAAAACCAGTTAGGTTCACTCCAAGGACTTAAAAAATTAACATCGTCCAGTAAAGACAATGTTTCGTTAATACAAATTGAATTTGAATACGGTACTAATATCGACGAGTCGAGCAATAGTGTTCGTGATGCTATTAGCATGGTCGATCGATTATTGCCAGAAGGATGTGAAAAGCCACTTATTTTTAAGTTTAGTACTGACATGATACCCGTTGTTATATATGGGGTTATGGCAAACGAAAGTTACCCTGCGCTAAAGAAAATACTTCAAGATAGATTAGTTGATAAACTGAGCCGAATTGATGGTGTAGGAACTGTGAGCATTGTGGGTGCTCCTATTCGTGCGGTACAAGTAAAGTGCGATCCGCGTAAACTCGATGCATACAATATTTCGATAGAACAAATTGGAAATGCCATTCGAGCTGAAAATATATCGCTACCGTCTGGAAATATTGAAACAGGTTCACTCGATTTGTCTGTTCGCGTTAATGGCGATTTTGTTACAAGCGATATGGTTAAAAATATAATCGTTGCGAATCAGAACAACAAAATAATTAAAGTTAGCGATGTTGCCTTTGTTGCCGATACACTTAAAAAATCGACCGTCGACGAGCGTGTAAATGGTGAGCATGGAGTTCGATTCTTAGTTCAAAAACAGTCGGGATCAAATACCGTAAAAGTGGCAAAACTTGTTAAAGCAAAACTTGAAGAAATTAAAAAAGATCTTCCACCCGATGTGAAGTTTATAGAATTACTTGATACATCTAAGTTTATCAACGATTCAGTAAGTAGTTTAGAAGAAACATTATTATATGCATTTATTTTTGTAGTATTTGTGGTTTTAATTTTTTTAGCACGATGGAGAGCAAGTTTTATAATATTGCTAACGATTCCGGTTTCGTTAATTAGTGCATTTATATATTTATATTTATCAGGCAATTCAATTAACATTATATCGCTATCTGCTCTTGCTATTGCAATTGGTATGGTGGTAGATGATGCTATTGTTGTACTCGAAAATATTACCAAGCATATTGAGCGAGGTAGTAGCCCACGCGAAGCTGCTATATACGCTACTAACGAAATAGGCTTAGCTATAGTAGCATCAACACTTACCATATTAGCAGTATTTTTGCCTCTTACCATGATAACCGGATTAACAGGAGTCTTTTTTAGACAATTAGGGTGGATTGTTTCTATTACCATGTTTGTTTCGTTAATCACCGCTCTAACACTTACGCCAATGTTAGCTTCGCAAATGCTAAAAGGAAATCTTTATTACAAGTACAAACCTAATCGCTTTGTTGATAAAGTGAATAAATTTTGGGGCTTTTTTGACGATTTTTATGTTAAATCTTTACAATTTTCGCTTAAACATAAAACATTAGTAATTGTTTCGTCTATTGTTATTTTTGTTGGTAGTTTAATGTTATTTAAGTTTATTGGCAAAGAATTTATGCCAGCATCCGATAATGGACGTATCAATGCGTCTATTGAATTGCCTCAAGGAATTAGAATCAGTGAAACACGCCAATTAGCCGATACTATAGAAAAAATAATAAAAACGAAATATCCCGAAATAACGGGAATTGCAACTAGTATTGGAACAGGCGAAGGTGGCAATCTTATGACAGCTCTTACCAAATCAGCATCGTATATTATTAACTTTACAATGGTATTAAGTGAAGCGTCGAAACGCCAACGTGATATTTTTGAAATTGGCGAATTGTTGCGAAACGATATCAAACAGTTTCCGCAGATAGCCACCTTTATTGTCGATCCAGGCGCATCACGTAGCATGGGATCATCTATGATGATGGGGGGAGGTGGAAGTAATTTAGAAGTTAAGGTGTTTGGATACGATTTTGACCAAACCAATAAAATATCAGAAGAATTAACGCAATTCTTAAAAACACAATCGGGTTTTAAAGATATAACAGTGAGCCGCGATAAGGATAAAGCCGAAATACAAATTATTCCTGATAGAAATAAATTATCCCAACTTGGATTAAACACCTCTATTTTAGCATCATCGGTTAGAAATAGAATTTTAGGTTATACTGCCAGTAAGTATAAAGAAGATGGTACAGAATACGATATTATTGTAAAGTACGATGATAATTTTCTAACAACAGTTAAAGATATTGAAAATATGTCTATAATAGGTCCACGTGGTAATACTGTAAAACTTAAAGATATAGCACAAATAAAACAAATGTACACTACACCTAATGTTGAACACGAAAATAAAATACGTGTTAACAAAATTGTTACGACTCTTCAAGGTCGAGATTTAGGTTCTGCTGTAGATATTATCAACAAACACTTAAAAGAGATGAATATGCCTAAAAACATATTTGTTGAAGTAGGCGGTGCAGCTAAAGACATGCAAGATTCGTTTAAAGACATTGCAATGTTGTTTGTTCTTATCATACTATTGGTATATATAGTAATGGCATCTCAGTTTGAGTCGTTGCGTGAACCTTTTATTATTATGTTTTCAGTTCCTTTTGCTGTAACTGGTGTTTTTCTTTCGTTATTTATTACAGGTACCACGCTTAATTTAATATCTGGAATTGCAATAGTTATGCTAGTGGGTATTGTAGTTAAGAATTCTATTGTTTTAATCGATTTTACCAATATTCTTCGCAATAGGGGTATGTCTATTTCAAAAGCCATAGCTGCAAGTGGTAAATCGCGTTTAAGACCTATATTAATGACATCGCTCACAACTATTTTAGGTATGTTTCCATTGGCTTTAAGTACGGGCGAGGGGGCTACTATGTGGCAACCAATGGGGATCGCTATGATTGGAGGTATGGTATTTTCGTTGATTATATCGTTAATATTGGTGCCTGTTATTTATAGTATATTCGGAAATATGAAAATTAAACGAGTTCGCAACGAAATTCGTAGAAAATTATAATAATGAAATTTGAATTGCAAATAGAAATAAGGAAAATTACTATGGTGGCATTTTAATTATTGGCATCAAATCGATTTTCATCAATAAAAAAATAAAATATGAAAGCAGTATTTATTGTGTATAATCAGGCTTTAACTGAACAAGTTGAACAAGCACTCGTCTCACTTAGCATTAGAGGTTACAGTAAATGGGAAGAAATGCAAGGAGCAGGGAGTAAAAACGGTGAGCCACACCTAGGTACTCATACATGGCCTACTATGAATTCTGGTATTATTACCATAATTGCAGACGAACTTGTACCAAAATTGTTAGTTAAAGTTAATGAAATAAATAAAGTTGCCGAAATGCAAGGGATTCATGCATTTGTGTGGAATATTGAAACAATGATATAAAAATATTTGGAAATTTGAATTTGCAATTGTAAATTTGCAGTCCAATTTTGGGCCCATAGCTCAGTAGGTTAGAGCACCTGACTCATAATCAGGGGGTCGTAGGATCGTGCCCTACTGGGCCCACAAAGAACACCTTTAGGGGTGTTTTTTTGTTTATGCACTATTGTTATATATTGTATAGCAAAAAAATAGATCGTTTTTACATAGGCGAGACAGAAGATTTTGTTCGCAGATATCAAGAACATTTAAGTGGTTATTTTAAGCATTCATTTACATCTCGAACGGATGATTGGGAATTATATATGTTAATAGAATGTTCGAATCGTTTTGAAGCGAGAAAGCTAGAAAATTTTCTAAAACGGATGAAGAGTAGAACTTTTATACAACGTTTAAAAAGCGATCCCTTTTTACTTGATGAAATAATGCAACATCAAATCAGGGGGTCGTAGTCCCGATTTATCGGGACGTGCCCTACTGGGCCCACAAAGAACAACAAGGGTTTCAGACGTTTTAAGTTTGAAGCCCTTTTTTAATTTGCACACAATTTGCATTTAAGTAAAAAAGCACTTAAATTTGCTCAAACAAAAAAATAAAAAATTTATGAAACACGAATTACCGGTATTGCCTTATGCTCCTAATGCTTTGGAGCCTGTAATTAGCCAAAAAACCATCGAATTTCATTATGGTAAACATCATCAGGCTTATGTTAATAATTTAAACAACTTGATTCCCGGAACCAAATTCGAAAATGCTGATTTGTTAACCATCATTAAAGAAGCCGACGGCGGGATTTACAATAACGGAGCTCAGGTTTGGAACCATACATTTTATTTCGAAGCATTTTCGCCTAAGCCTAAATCGATGCCCGAAGGAAAATTGTTAGCCGCAATTGAGCAAAAATTTGGAAGTTTTAATGCATTTAAAGAAGCATTTCAAAAAGCTGCAGTTACTTTATTTGGCTCGGGGTGGGCTTGGTTGGTAGTAAACAAAGAAGGTCAACTCGATATAATACAAACTTCTAATGCAGCTAATCCTATTCGTGATGGTCATAAACCCTTGCTTACTTGCGATGTTTGGGAACATGCTTATTACCTCGATTATCAAAATCGTCGTCCCGATTATATTAGTGAGTTTTGGAAAATAGTTGATTGGGCTGTAATTGAAAAACGATTTGCTTAATTAGCTTTATAGTATTTCATTGCTATAGGCAGGAATTTTTTCATCTCTTTAATCCGATTTTCGTCCGAAGGGTGGGTGCTTAAGAACTGTGGTACAGAACTACTACTCTTTTGGCTCATACGCTCCCAAAAAACAATGGCTTTTTCGGGGTTATAGCCAGCTTTTGCCATAATAACTAAACCAATTTTATCGGCTTCGTATTCATGTTTACGCGAATAAGCCAACGCACCAAGCGTAGCACTGATTCCATAAAGTGATTTGAAAATCTCTTTAGTTTCCTCAGGTTTTTGTTGCAAGGCAACATCAAGGGTAATTCCGCCCATCATAATAGCCATTTGCTGGCTCATACGTTCATTACCATGTTTGGCAATGGCATGAGCCATTTCGTGCCCCATGACTACAGCGATACCATCATCGTCTAGTGTGTATGGAAAAATTCCCGAATAAAAAACAATTTTTCCGCCCGGCATACACCATGCATTAACTGTGGGGTTTTCTACTACATGAAATTCCCATTTTTGGCTTCTGATGCGATCTTTATATTTTGAATTAGCAAAAAGTGCATTAACGGCATTCACCATCCTGTTTCCAACATTTTCTAGTTGCTGACTTCTTTTATCGCTTGATGGAACTACCTGACTTTTCGAAATAAATTCCTGATAGCTGGTAAGAGCTAAACTAGTTACCATAACATCAGGTAAAAGTCGTATTTGATTTCGATTGGTAATAGGAACTTTATAACAGGCAACTAAGAAAAATAAAGCAAATAAGAAAGATAATGCCTTCATAAATTTACGTTTTTTTAATGCAAATATAAAACGATTTCATGTAACTTTGCCATATATTTTTTTTTATGGAAGATAAAGAATATACATTAAAGGAGCTTCAAAACATTACCGATCATTGGATAAAATCGGTGGGTGTACGATACTTTAACGAATTAACCAATACGGTTATATTAATGGAAGAAGTTGGGGAGTTCGCTCGAATTATGGCCCGAACTTATGGAGAACAATCGTTTAAAGAGAGTGATAAAAATAGTAGTATCGAAGAAGAAATGGCCGATATTTTATGGGTATTGATTTGTTTAGCTAATCAAACAGGGGTAGATCTCAATCAGGCGTTTATTCAAAAGTATAATAAACGTTCAATTCGCGATAAAGAAAGGCATCAAAATAATAATAAACTTAAATGATAGCCATTTTAAGCCCAAGTTATGATCCTTATTTTAATGTTGCATTAGAATATTATTTATTGCATTTTTTTGACGATGAGGTTTTGCTCTTATATCGTAATGAAACATCTGTTATTGTTGGCAAACATCAAAACGCCTTTGCCGAAGCCAACCAAAATTTTCTTCGACAGCATCAAATTCCACTTATTAGAAGAATATCGGGAGGAGGTACGGTTTATCACGATTTAGGTAATATAAATATAACA is part of the Bacteroidales bacterium genome and encodes:
- a CDS encoding nucleotide pyrophosphohydrolase; its protein translation is MEDKEYTLKELQNITDHWIKSVGVRYFNELTNTVILMEEVGEFARIMARTYGEQSFKESDKNSSIEEEMADILWVLICLANQTGVDLNQAFIQKYNKRSIRDKERHQNNNKLK
- a CDS encoding M48 family metallopeptidase, translating into MKALSFLFALFFLVACYKVPITNRNQIRLLPDVMVTSLALTSYQEFISKSQVVPSSDKRSQQLENVGNRMVNAVNALFANSKYKDRIRSQKWEFHVVENPTVNAWCMPGGKIVFYSGIFPYTLDDDGIAVVMGHEMAHAIAKHGNERMSQQMAIMMGGITLDVALQQKPEETKEIFKSLYGISATLGALAYSRKHEYEADKIGLVIMAKAGYNPEKAIVFWERMSQKSSSSVPQFLSTHPSDENRIKEMKKFLPIAMKYYKAN
- a CDS encoding superoxide dismutase, translated to MKHELPVLPYAPNALEPVISQKTIEFHYGKHHQAYVNNLNNLIPGTKFENADLLTIIKEADGGIYNNGAQVWNHTFYFEAFSPKPKSMPEGKLLAAIEQKFGSFNAFKEAFQKAAVTLFGSGWAWLVVNKEGQLDIIQTSNAANPIRDGHKPLLTCDVWEHAYYLDYQNRRPDYISEFWKIVDWAVIEKRFA
- a CDS encoding GIY-YIG nuclease family protein; amino-acid sequence: MHYCYILYSKKIDRFYIGETEDFVRRYQEHLSGYFKHSFTSRTDDWELYMLIECSNRFEARKLENFLKRMKSRTFIQRLKSDPFLLDEIMQHQIRGS